Proteins encoded within one genomic window of Camelina sativa cultivar DH55 chromosome 19, Cs, whole genome shotgun sequence:
- the LOC104765364 gene encoding probable ubiquitin-conjugating enzyme E2 25 has product MEPNVVEIASHHVVASRTLTPTKAEAPEVIDVEQYDMQNGGVVNGSSNVDNKNKGKAIESDSLSYDEQDDYDYDAGSPSDAYDYPGSSPVSNSLLDPDSLIYEDDCDYDDQYTYEMDEKPDNYSMYQDLFDGKDVPTGVEVSMDWFPSSADQESANSSGSSKSDVTGSSSKKATTGGGIQSQSALPHQPNGVVPNSAYALPQITKAPTSKTYFSTTYQPQPHPVPVDTSGFKGGLKGFAGRQRVDEAVAPPDSSRVKRNMEDFLGLYLFFKRFDVVEDCSDHHYVTMGTTSKQHSKEWAKRIQDEWRILGSDLPEMIFVRAYESRMDLLRAVIIGAQGTPYHDGLYFFDIFFPDTYPNKPPIVHYHSGGLRINPNLYNCGKVCLSLLGTWQGKSPRETWIPNTSTMLQVLVSIQGLILNQKPYFNEPGYERNAGSPSGEKASESYSENTFILCLKTMVYTMRRPPKYFEDFVYGHFFSCAHDFLKACNAYRNGAPPGTTLVKGAQGMEESSVSSEKFRKDVATFVETVLLKEFILLGVLGLEEEGEDKTPETNNVAESSNSTRPSSKRNRVSSS; this is encoded by the exons ATGGAGCCAAACGTAGTGGAGATCGCTTCTCATCATGTCGTTGCTTCCAGAACTCTAACGCCTACAAAG GCTGAAGCTCCAGAAGTGATTGATGTGGAGCAATACGATATGCAAAACGGTGGTGTTGTTAATGGCAGCAGCAATGTGGACAATAAGAATAAAGGGAAGGCTATAGAGTCTGATTCTCTTTCTTACGATGAGCaagatgattatgattatgatgcg gGGTCTCCTAGCGATGCTTATGATTACCCTGGATCGTCTCCAGTATCAAATAGTTTGCTTGACCCGGATTCTTTGATTTATGAAGACGACTGCGACTATGATGACCAATATACTTATGAAATGGATGAGAAGCCGGATAATTACTCCATGTATCAAGACCTTTTTGATGGTAAGGATGTGCCAACTGGTGTCGAGGTGTCAATGGATTGGTTTCCAAGTTCAGCTGACCAGGAATCAGCGAACTCAAGTGGAAGCAGCAAATCAGATGTTACCGGTAGCAGCTCCAAGAAGGCAACAACAGGAGGTGGAATCCAATCTCAATCAGCTTTACCGCACCAGCCTAACGGAGTCGTACCAAACTCTGCTTATGCATTGCCACAGATCACCAAGGCACCAACCTCCAAAACGTATTTTTCCACTACTTATCAGCCTCAGCCACATCCGGTACCAGTAGATACATCCGGTTTTAAAGGCGGTTTAAAAGGTTTTGCTGGTCGCCAGAGAGTGGATGAGGCTGTTGCACCTCCGGATTCTTCCAGAGTTAAGAGAAATATGGAGGATTTTCTTgggctttatttgtttttcaaaagaTTTGACGTCGTAGAAGATTGTTCAGACCACCACTATGTTACTATGGGAACAACCTCAAAGCAG CATTCAAAGGAGTGGGCAAAAAGGATCCAAGACGAGTGGAGAATTCTTGGGAGTGATTTGCCAG AGATGATATTTGTCAGAGCTTATGAATCTAGGATGGATCTTTTAAGGGCTGTGATTATCGGAGCCCAAGGAACTCCCTACCATGATGGTCTGTACTTTTTTGATATCTTCTTCCCGGATACATACCCTAATAAGCCACCG ATTGTTCATTACCATTCTGGTGGGCTGAGAATCAACCCGAATCTGTACAATTGTGGGAAAGTGTGTCTTAGTCTTCTCGGCACTTGGCAAGGTAAGAGCCCGAGGGAGACATGGATCCCCAACACTTCCACAATGTTGCAGGTTCTTGTCTCGATCCAAGGtctaattttaaatcaaaaaccttACTTCAACGAGCCTGGCTACGAGAGAAACGCGGGTTCTCCATCGGGAGAGAAGGCTTCTGAAAGTTACAGCGAAAACACATTCATACTGTGTTTAAAGACTATGGTTTACACCATGAGGAGACCACCCAAG TACTTTGAAGACTTTGTGTATGGACATTTCTTCAGCTGTGCTCACGACTTTTTGAAGGCATGTAATGCTTATAGAAACGGAGCTCCACCGGGAACAACTCTGGTGAAGGGGGCTCAAGGTATGGAAGAGAGTAGCGTCAGCTCTGAGAAGTTTAGAAAAGATGTGGCTACCTTTGTGGAGACAGTGCTGTTGAAGGAGTTTATTCTTCTAGGTGTCCTTGGTctagaagaggaaggagaagataaAACCCCTGAGACTAACAACGTTGCTGAGAGTAGCAACAGTACCAGACCAAGCTCCAAGAGAAACAGAGTTTCTTCTAGTTGA
- the LOC104765365 gene encoding phosphopantothenoylcysteine decarboxylase subunit VHS3-like, with the protein MASVSSSAARSFIRDGKSAVNLLRVRTANLTETVQNNGPAIRSLLRLNQKPASQYPVFPKTFPVTQTGFRVGVVQLEDVSERIGKMEAAHGKRVVNNNEDVDTEEEEETDFDEDEIDDVDIDDDDEEFEDIDEDDEEEEEEPKYTRKKK; encoded by the coding sequence ATGGCTTCAGTTTCATCATCGGCGGCGAGATCATTCATCCGCGACGGTAAATCAGCGGTGAATCTACTCCGTGTACGAACGGCCAATCTCACAGAGACAGTGCAGAACAATGGACCGGCCATTCGGTCTCTGCTTCGGTTAAACCAGAAGCCGGCTAGCCAATACCCGGTTTTCCCTAAAACATTTCCGGTAACGCAAACCGGTTTCCGTGTCGGCGTCGTTCAGCTGGAGGACGTTTCGGAGAGGATAGGGAAAATGGAGGCGGCTCATGGAAAGCGAGTGGTGAACAATAACGAGGACGTCGatacggaagaagaagaggagacaGATTTTGATGAGGATGAGATTGATGACGTGGATATcgacgacgacgatgaagagtttgaagatattgatgaagatgatgaagaggaagaggaggagccCAAgtacacaagaaagaaaaagtag
- the LOC104765366 gene encoding thioredoxin M4, chloroplastic, with the protein MASLLDSLTVTRVFSLPIASSSISSASAVPSVSGRRISPVRVLEFKGLKASRSLVTQSASLVGANRRSRFARGGRIACEAQDTTAAVEVPNLSDSEWQTQVLESDVPVLVEFWAPWCGPCRMIHPIVDQLAKDFAGKFKFYKINTDESPNTANRYGIRSVPTVIIFKGGEKKDSIIGAVPRETLEKTIERFLVE; encoded by the exons ATGGCGTCGTTGCTCGATTCCCTCACCGTGACCCGCGTGTTCTCTCTTCCGATCGCGTCTTCTTCAATTTCATCTGCCTCCGCTGTTCCGTCGGTTTCTGGACGCCGGATTTCTCCCGTCAGGGTTTTGGAATTCAAAGGTTTGAAGGCTTCCCGGAGTTTGGTGACTCAGTCGGCGAGTCTGGTGGGTGCGAATCGTAGATCCAGATTCGCTCGCGGTGGAAGAATCGCCTGCGAGGCTCAGGACACCACCGCCGCCGTCGAAG TACCAAACCTGTCTGATTCAGAATGGCAAACACAGGTTCTCGAATCAGATGTCCCAGTTCTAGTCGAATTTTGGGCGCCGTGGTGTGGACCGTGCCGTATGATTCACCCCATCGTTGACCAACTGGCCAAGGATTTCGCTGGGAAGTTCAAATTCTACAAAATCAACACCGACGAGAGCCCAAACACAGCTAACCGTTACGGGATACGGAGCGTTCCAACAGTAATCATCTTCAAAGGCGGTGAGAAGAAAGATAGTATCATTGGAGCTGTCCCTAGGGAGACATTGGAGAAAACTATAGAAAGATTCTTGGTcgagtga
- the LOC104765367 gene encoding expansin-A12 has translation MEVKGKYLVAVILLVGTLSVGMCSNGWIRAHATYYAVNDSPASLGGACGYDNPYHAGFGAHTAALSGALFKSGESCGGCYQVRCDFPADPKWCLRGAAVTVTATNFCPSNNNNGWCNLPRHHFDMSSPAFFRIARRGNEGIVPVFYRRVGCKRRGGVRFTMRGQGNFNMVMISNVGGGGSVRAVAVRGSKGKTWLPMTRNWGANWQSSGDLRGQRLSFRVTLIDRKTQTFLNVVPSSWWFGQTFSSRGRQFV, from the exons ATGGAGGTGAAGGGAAAATATTTGGTAGCGGTTATTCTCTTGGTTGGTACGTTAAGTGTGGGGATGTGTTCTAACGGTTGGATAAGGGCTCATGCAACGTATTATGCTGTTAATGATAGCCCTGCTTCACTTG GAGGAGCTTGTGGGTATGACAATCCGTACCACGCCGGATTTGGAGCCCACACAGCGGCGCTAAGCGGTGCGCTATTCAAAAGCGGTGAGTCATGTGGTGGGTGCTACCAGGTGAGGTGCGACTTTCCGGCAGATCCTAAGTGGTGTCTCCGAGGAGCTGCCGTGACGGTGACAGCTACAAACTTTTGTCCGTCGAACAACAATAATGGTTGGTGCAATCTCCCTCGCCATCACTTTGACATGTCCTCGCCAGCTTTCTTCCGCATTGCCCGTCGCGGCAATGAAGGCATTGTTCCCGTCTTCTATCGCCG GGTGGGATGCAAAAGAAGAGGAGGCGTTAGGTTTACTATGAGAGGGCAAGGTAACTTCAATATGGTAATGATCTCAAACGTTGGCGGTGGCGGCTCGGTGAGAGCGGTAGCGGTAAGGGGATCAAAGGGGAAAACTTGGCTTCCGATGACCCGTAATTGGGGTGCTAACTGGCAGAGCTCCGGCGATCTCCGGGGACAAAGACTCTCCTTCAGAGTAACTCTTATTGACCGCAAGACTCAGACGTTTTTGAACGTTGTCCCTTCTTCTTGGTGGTTTGGCCAAACCTTCTCTTCTCGAGGACGCCAATTTGTCTGA
- the LOC104765368 gene encoding choline transporter-like protein 2, which produces MRGPLGAVIGRYTSSDGSVANDGIIKHNRKCRDITFLVIFISFWVSMIVNSSFGFNQGNPLRLTYGLDYEGNVCGSKHRHRDLTQLDLRYWVNPNQVYESGLKDGELKLANARTVCLLDCPAPSDDTLNWVCDYPDGEIRLKMNDWIDRNYDYFEFLTPEMRNSSLQLQGPCYPVIFPSVNVYWSCQYIARASNSSLRHWQQMGGVNIQEDMIIDKSIRRSMNSRASVLKRYVADIGKSWPVLIVCGGLVPLFLSIIWLLLIRHFVAAMPWITVVLFNMLLISVTIFYYLKAGWIGNDAVTPIIGEHDPYFHVYGRELTHVRGVAILMSFISIVAILTSIAIIRRILMATSVLKVAAKVIGEVQALIIFPAIPFAMLAVFYMFWISAALHLFSSGQVVQNNCNNTNCCAYDLVLKKVNCDRCCGYSIRYTPHITIAIFFHLFGCYWATQFFIASSATVIAGSVASYYWAQGEASPEIPFLPVFASMKRLARYNLGSVALGSLIVSFVESVRFILEAIRRRTKVSGATPDHWFWRMAHYTSRGCLKSVEWTIKSVNRNAYIMIAITGKSFCKSSAIATELIMSNILRIGKVNVIGDVILFLGKLCVSLFSALFGFLMLDSHKYRTSHNKVSSPLLPVLACWALGYIVATLFFAVVEMSIDTIILSFCQDSEDNQGNAQHAPPLLLETLDSNQEEEVQRLTH; this is translated from the exons ATGAGAGGACCTTTGGGAGCTGTGATTGGAAGATATACTTCAAGTGATGGGAGTGTTGCAAATGATGGGATCATCAAGCACAATAGAAAGTGCAGAGATATTACGTTTCTCGTCATCTTCATTTCCTTTTGGGTTTCAATGATTGTCAATTCCAGCTTTGGTTTCAACCAAGGTAACCCATTAAG ACTCACATATGGATTGGACTATGAAGGGAATGTGTGTGGTAGCAAGCATCGTCACCGTGACCTTACTCAACTTGACCTTAGATATTGGGTGAACCCTAACCAAGTTTATGAAAGTGGTTTGAAAGATGGGGAACTCAAATTGGCTAATGCCAGAACTGTTTGTCTCTTGGATTGCCCTGCACCCTCTGATGATACTCTCAACTGGGTCTGTGATTATCCTGATGGCGAGATTCGTCTCAAGATGAATGATTGGATCGACAGGAATTACGATTACTTTGAATTTCTTACTCCGGAAATGAGGAATTCCTCTCTTCAGCTTCAGGGTCCTTGTTACCCTGTAATCTTCCCTAGTGTGAATG TTTATTGGAGCTGCCAATATATTGCTCGTGCTTCAAATTCATCTTTGCGCCACTGGCAGCAGATGGGTGGTGTGAATATTCAAGAGGACATGATCATAGACAAATCGATTCGAAGGTCAATGAATTCTCGAGCCTCAGTTCTAAAG CGTTACGTAGCTGACATCGGGAAGTCATGGCCAGTATTGATCGTTTGTGGAGGCCTTGTCCCACTGTTTCTATCCATTATTTGGCTGCTTCTAATTCGACATTTTGTTGCCGCCATGCCATGGATAACTGTGGTCCTTTTCAACATGCTCTTAATATCAGTAACAATATTCTACTACTTAAAAG CTGGATGGATAGGAAATGATGCTGTAACACCTATCATTGGTGAGCATGACCCATACTTTCATGTGTATGGTCGA GAGCTGACTCATGTCCGTGGAGTTGCCATTCTGATGTCTTTTATCTCAATTGTTGCTATCCTCACTTCAATCGCCATCATCCGCCGAATTCTAATGGCAACATCAGTCCTCAAG GTAGCTGCTAAGGTAATTGGAGAAGTTCAAGCGCTGATTATATTCCCGGCTATACCGTTCGCAATGCTCGCTGTATTCTATATGTTCTGGATATCAGCGGCTCTCCATCTGTTCAGTTCTGGTCAAGTTGTTCAGAACAACTGCAACAACACTAACTGCTGTGCGTATGATCTCGTGTTAAAGAAAGTGAATTGTGACCGTTGCTGCGGTTACAGCATACGTTACACTCCCCATATCACAATTGCTATATTCTTCCACCTGTTTGGTTGCTATTGGGCCACGCAGTTTTTCATTGCATCTTCCGCCACTGTGATTGCTGGCTCTGTTGCCTCATATTATTGGGCTCAAGGGGAAGCATCG CCAGAGATACCGTTTCTTCCTGTTTTCGCCTCAATGAAGCGGCTTGCACGCTACAACCTAGGATCTGTGGCTCTTGGTTCACTTATTGTCTCTTTTGTGGAGTCTGTTCGATTCATTCTCGAAGCAATTCGTCGTAGAACAAAAGTAAGCGGGGCCACACCTGATCACTGGTTTTGGAGAATGGCTCATTACACTTCACGTGGCTGTCTCAAAAGCGTGGAGTGGACCATAAAATCAGTTAACCGTAATGCCTATATAATG ATTGCTATAACAGGGAAAAGCTTCTGCAAATCGTCTGCAATTGCGACAGAGTTGATCATGAGCAACATTCTGAGGATAGGGAAAGTTAATGTGATAGGAGATGTTATATTGTTTCTAGGAAAGCTTTGTGTGAGTCTCTTCAGTGCTCTCTTTGGATTCTTGATGTTGGATTCACACAAGTATCGGACTTCTCACAACAAAGTCTCATCCCCGCTATTACCTGTTTTG GCATGTTGGGCTTTGGGGTATATTGTGGCGACACTTTTCTTTGCGGTGGTTGAGATGTCGATAGACACAATCATTCTCTCCTTTTGTCAAGACTCAGAGGATAATCAAGGGAATGCTCAGCATGCGCCACCTCTTCTGCTTGAAACTTTAGATAGCAATCAGGAGGAAGAGGTTCAGAGACTTACCCACTGA
- the LOC104765370 gene encoding putative nuclear RNA export factor SDE5 isoform X2, whose amino-acid sequence MSMVASSSHSDPDSRGFQVLLEAFSSRFSLDDITTAYYQASQNVNVAGEILFAMTEKTPQSDQVEMEKATSKPTQVYVPKEVHRQEDSKAEVWRPKKNPISGGTVTNVIGEYARTRPISNAPRETTKPMKIDSRDIPETEIWSEEMPKSNEAKISRAPTDLEEFIVKMLGEGFQASPDVIHQVLGVCGYDVKKSTEKLLDLSDTKKYADGGNSNEMPKVDPQRRGSTSCNQVELQDFCQSDGARTFSGSLEGGSDKTGLEKEVLEALFSGAERYEEEEPKLTRRFGERRARVTGRPVFKPLEDPFQERVVAMKRSSHTSKEDEDDENEFKAHRKAVHEYWNQMKEYYGAAAEAFSKGEPERARRLVEKGHFFGQKAREADDKSVAKMIEVKEDDVSTCKEDEVVIVNVNEHQAKEALRLLKRQLIYFSGISSFKYLRVTLGDKNEDFKSKRKHIVKLLEGESIGWTEEDNGLVMMIRVDGIDPKKLTFAKK is encoded by the exons ATGTCAATGGTTGCAAGCTCTTCGCACAGTGATCCTGATTCAAGAGGTTTCCAAGTGCTTCTTGAAGCTTTTAGTTCTCGTTTTTCTCTTGATGACATTACTACTGCGTACTACCAAGCAAGCCAGAATGTCAATGTGGCTGGTGAGATTCTCTTTGCAATGACTGAAAAGACGCCTCAAAGTGACCAAGTTGAAATGGAGAAAGCAACCTCAAAGCCAACTCAGGTCTATGTTCCTAAGGAAGTTCACCGACAAGAGGACAGCAAAGCCGAAGTATGGAGGCCGAAGAAAAATCCTATATCTGGGGGCACTGTTACAAATGTTATCGGTGAGTATGCTAGAACCAGGCCTATATCAAATGCTCCCCGAGAAACAACTAAGCCAATGAAGATAGACTCAAGGGATATTCCAGAAACTGAGATATGGAGTGAAGAAATGCCAAAAAGTAACGAGGCAAAGATAAGCAGGGCTCCAACTGATCTTGAGGAATTTATTGTTAAGATGCTTGGAGAGGGTTTTCAAGCTAGCCCAGATGTCATTCACCAGGTTCTTG GCGTATGCGGATATGATGTGAAGAAG AGTACGGAGAAACTGCTTGACTTGTCTGATACCAAGAAGTATGCTGATGGTGGAAATTCCAATGAA ATGCCAAAAGTTGATCCACAAAGACGGGGATCTACATCCTGCAACCAAGTGGAACTGCAAGATTTTTGTCAGAG TGACGGTGCAAGAACCTTTTCTGGTTCACTGGAAGGAGGCAGTGACAAAACTGGTCTTGAAAAGGAGGTTTTAGAAGCTTTGTTCTCAGGTGCGGAAAGATATGAGGAAGAAGAACCAAAATTAACTCGAAGATTTGGAGAAAGGAGAGCAAGAGTTACTGGTCGTCCTGTTTTTAAACCTCTGGAAGACCCTTTTCAAGAGAGAGTAGTTGCTATGAAACGATCGTCACATACATCTAAAGAAG atgaagatgatgaaaatgaaTTTAAGGCACATCGTAAAGCAGTACATGAGTATTGGAATCAGATGAAAGAATATTACGGAGCT GCTGCAGAAGCATTTTCCAAAGGAGAACCTGAGCGAGCACGCAGACTCGTGGAGAAG GGACACTTTTTCGGACAAAAAGCTCGAGAAGCGGATGACAAATCTGTAGCAAAGATGATTGAAGTCAA GGAAGATGATGTTTCGACTTGCAAGGAAGACGAGGTAGTGATAGTGAATGTGAACGAACACCAAGCAAAGGAAGCTCTTCGTCTTCTCAAGCGCCAACTTATTTACTTCTCTGGCATTTCAT CTTTCAAGTACCTCAGAGTCACATTGGGTGACAAGAACGAAGATTTCAAAAGCAAACGAAAG CATATCGTAAAGCTGCTGGAGGGAGAATCTATTGGTTGGACTGAAGAAGATAATGGCCTTGTGATGATGATTCGTGTTGACGGGATTGACCCCAAGAAATTGACTTTTGCCAAGAAATAA
- the LOC104765370 gene encoding putative nuclear RNA export factor SDE5 isoform X1, with product MSMVASSSHSDPDSRGFQVLLEAFSSRFSLDDITTAYYQASQNVNVAGEILFAMTEKTPQSDQVEMEKATSKPTQVYVPKEVHRQEDSKAEVWRPKKNPISGGTVTNVIGEYARTRPISNAPRETTKPMKIDSRDIPETEIWSEEMPKSNEAKISRAPTDLEEFIVKMLGEGFQASPDVIHQVLGVCGYDVKKSTEKLLDLSDTKKYADGGNSNEVMPKVDPQRRGSTSCNQVELQDFCQSDGARTFSGSLEGGSDKTGLEKEVLEALFSGAERYEEEEPKLTRRFGERRARVTGRPVFKPLEDPFQERVVAMKRSSHTSKEDEDDENEFKAHRKAVHEYWNQMKEYYGAAAEAFSKGEPERARRLVEKGHFFGQKAREADDKSVAKMIEVKEDDVSTCKEDEVVIVNVNEHQAKEALRLLKRQLIYFSGISSFKYLRVTLGDKNEDFKSKRKHIVKLLEGESIGWTEEDNGLVMMIRVDGIDPKKLTFAKK from the exons ATGTCAATGGTTGCAAGCTCTTCGCACAGTGATCCTGATTCAAGAGGTTTCCAAGTGCTTCTTGAAGCTTTTAGTTCTCGTTTTTCTCTTGATGACATTACTACTGCGTACTACCAAGCAAGCCAGAATGTCAATGTGGCTGGTGAGATTCTCTTTGCAATGACTGAAAAGACGCCTCAAAGTGACCAAGTTGAAATGGAGAAAGCAACCTCAAAGCCAACTCAGGTCTATGTTCCTAAGGAAGTTCACCGACAAGAGGACAGCAAAGCCGAAGTATGGAGGCCGAAGAAAAATCCTATATCTGGGGGCACTGTTACAAATGTTATCGGTGAGTATGCTAGAACCAGGCCTATATCAAATGCTCCCCGAGAAACAACTAAGCCAATGAAGATAGACTCAAGGGATATTCCAGAAACTGAGATATGGAGTGAAGAAATGCCAAAAAGTAACGAGGCAAAGATAAGCAGGGCTCCAACTGATCTTGAGGAATTTATTGTTAAGATGCTTGGAGAGGGTTTTCAAGCTAGCCCAGATGTCATTCACCAGGTTCTTG GCGTATGCGGATATGATGTGAAGAAG AGTACGGAGAAACTGCTTGACTTGTCTGATACCAAGAAGTATGCTGATGGTGGAAATTCCAATGAAGTT ATGCCAAAAGTTGATCCACAAAGACGGGGATCTACATCCTGCAACCAAGTGGAACTGCAAGATTTTTGTCAGAG TGACGGTGCAAGAACCTTTTCTGGTTCACTGGAAGGAGGCAGTGACAAAACTGGTCTTGAAAAGGAGGTTTTAGAAGCTTTGTTCTCAGGTGCGGAAAGATATGAGGAAGAAGAACCAAAATTAACTCGAAGATTTGGAGAAAGGAGAGCAAGAGTTACTGGTCGTCCTGTTTTTAAACCTCTGGAAGACCCTTTTCAAGAGAGAGTAGTTGCTATGAAACGATCGTCACATACATCTAAAGAAG atgaagatgatgaaaatgaaTTTAAGGCACATCGTAAAGCAGTACATGAGTATTGGAATCAGATGAAAGAATATTACGGAGCT GCTGCAGAAGCATTTTCCAAAGGAGAACCTGAGCGAGCACGCAGACTCGTGGAGAAG GGACACTTTTTCGGACAAAAAGCTCGAGAAGCGGATGACAAATCTGTAGCAAAGATGATTGAAGTCAA GGAAGATGATGTTTCGACTTGCAAGGAAGACGAGGTAGTGATAGTGAATGTGAACGAACACCAAGCAAAGGAAGCTCTTCGTCTTCTCAAGCGCCAACTTATTTACTTCTCTGGCATTTCAT CTTTCAAGTACCTCAGAGTCACATTGGGTGACAAGAACGAAGATTTCAAAAGCAAACGAAAG CATATCGTAAAGCTGCTGGAGGGAGAATCTATTGGTTGGACTGAAGAAGATAATGGCCTTGTGATGATGATTCGTGTTGACGGGATTGACCCCAAGAAATTGACTTTTGCCAAGAAATAA
- the LOC104765370 gene encoding putative nuclear RNA export factor SDE5 isoform X3: protein MSLSTEKLLDLSDTKKYADGGNSNEVMPKVDPQRRGSTSCNQVELQDFCQSDGARTFSGSLEGGSDKTGLEKEVLEALFSGAERYEEEEPKLTRRFGERRARVTGRPVFKPLEDPFQERVVAMKRSSHTSKEDEDDENEFKAHRKAVHEYWNQMKEYYGAAAEAFSKGEPERARRLVEKGHFFGQKAREADDKSVAKMIEVKEDDVSTCKEDEVVIVNVNEHQAKEALRLLKRQLIYFSGISSFKYLRVTLGDKNEDFKSKRKHIVKLLEGESIGWTEEDNGLVMMIRVDGIDPKKLTFAKK, encoded by the exons ATGTCTCTT AGTACGGAGAAACTGCTTGACTTGTCTGATACCAAGAAGTATGCTGATGGTGGAAATTCCAATGAAGTT ATGCCAAAAGTTGATCCACAAAGACGGGGATCTACATCCTGCAACCAAGTGGAACTGCAAGATTTTTGTCAGAG TGACGGTGCAAGAACCTTTTCTGGTTCACTGGAAGGAGGCAGTGACAAAACTGGTCTTGAAAAGGAGGTTTTAGAAGCTTTGTTCTCAGGTGCGGAAAGATATGAGGAAGAAGAACCAAAATTAACTCGAAGATTTGGAGAAAGGAGAGCAAGAGTTACTGGTCGTCCTGTTTTTAAACCTCTGGAAGACCCTTTTCAAGAGAGAGTAGTTGCTATGAAACGATCGTCACATACATCTAAAGAAG atgaagatgatgaaaatgaaTTTAAGGCACATCGTAAAGCAGTACATGAGTATTGGAATCAGATGAAAGAATATTACGGAGCT GCTGCAGAAGCATTTTCCAAAGGAGAACCTGAGCGAGCACGCAGACTCGTGGAGAAG GGACACTTTTTCGGACAAAAAGCTCGAGAAGCGGATGACAAATCTGTAGCAAAGATGATTGAAGTCAA GGAAGATGATGTTTCGACTTGCAAGGAAGACGAGGTAGTGATAGTGAATGTGAACGAACACCAAGCAAAGGAAGCTCTTCGTCTTCTCAAGCGCCAACTTATTTACTTCTCTGGCATTTCAT CTTTCAAGTACCTCAGAGTCACATTGGGTGACAAGAACGAAGATTTCAAAAGCAAACGAAAG CATATCGTAAAGCTGCTGGAGGGAGAATCTATTGGTTGGACTGAAGAAGATAATGGCCTTGTGATGATGATTCGTGTTGACGGGATTGACCCCAAGAAATTGACTTTTGCCAAGAAATAA